In a genomic window of uncultured Flavobacterium sp.:
- the purN gene encoding phosphoribosylglycinamide formyltransferase, translating into MKKIIVFASGSGTNAENIIKHFAKSKIARVVSVFTNNASAKVIERAKNHQIPVEIFSKNELLERNVLQKIQEIDPDLIVLAGFLLKFPENIIENYPNKIINIHPALLPNYGGKGMYGMHIHRAVVDNKEKETGISIHFVNENYDEGAIIFQKNTALTAEDTAETVAEKIHELEQKYFPEIISRLLEE; encoded by the coding sequence ATGAAAAAAATTATTGTTTTTGCCTCAGGATCAGGAACTAATGCTGAAAACATCATAAAACATTTTGCAAAAAGTAAAATTGCAAGAGTCGTTTCTGTTTTTACGAATAATGCTTCGGCAAAAGTTATCGAAAGAGCAAAAAATCATCAAATTCCAGTTGAAATCTTCTCAAAAAACGAACTTTTAGAACGAAATGTATTACAAAAAATACAAGAAATCGACCCGGATCTGATAGTTCTTGCAGGTTTCTTATTGAAATTTCCAGAGAATATAATCGAGAATTATCCTAATAAAATAATAAACATCCATCCGGCGCTTCTACCAAATTATGGTGGCAAAGGAATGTACGGAATGCACATACACAGAGCTGTAGTTGATAATAAAGAAAAAGAAACCGGAATTTCTATTCATTTTGTAAATGAAAATTATGATGAAGGCGCTATTATTTTCCAGAAAAATACAGCTCTAACAGCTGAAGATACCGCAGAAACAGTGGCCGAAAAGATTCATGAACTTGAACAAAAGTATTTTCCTGAAATTATCTCAAGACTATTAGAAGAATAA
- a CDS encoding sigma-70 family RNA polymerase sigma factor: MSTIPDQHYIDKILQGETNAFAVLVDRYKDMIFTLALKMIKNREEAEEVAQDTFIKVFNSLIKFKGDSKFSTWIYKIAYNTCLDRLKKNKKEDNNISIDEFSAHLIKTMENALSALEDKERKQTIQNCLNSLPSEENFLLTLFYFEDQSLEEIGKIMNINANNVKVKLFRSRQKLAVILKKQLEPEIIECYERK, encoded by the coding sequence ATGAGTACAATACCTGATCAACATTATATAGATAAAATTCTGCAAGGCGAGACCAATGCGTTTGCCGTTCTTGTTGATCGTTATAAAGATATGATCTTTACATTGGCTCTAAAAATGATTAAAAACCGGGAAGAAGCAGAAGAAGTTGCACAAGATACTTTTATAAAAGTTTTCAATTCTCTGATAAAGTTTAAAGGAGATTCTAAATTTTCGACCTGGATTTATAAAATTGCTTATAATACATGTCTGGATCGTTTAAAGAAAAATAAAAAAGAAGACAATAATATATCGATAGATGAATTTTCGGCACATTTAATCAAAACGATGGAAAATGCTTTAAGTGCTTTGGAAGATAAAGAACGAAAGCAAACGATTCAGAATTGTTTGAATTCATTGCCAAGTGAAGAGAATTTCCTGCTAACTTTGTTTTACTTCGAAGATCAGAGTTTAGAAGAAATTGGAAAAATCATGAACATCAATGCTAATAATGTCAAAGTAAAATTATTTAGAAGCCGACAGAAATTAGCCGTAATTTTGAAAAAGCAATTAGAACCAGAAATAATAGAATGTTATGAAAGAAAATGA
- a CDS encoding IPExxxVDY family protein: MAIHRLDLDEFDEIDYYLMAIHTSLEDYRLAYFINKNLPINLSKSKNEIHAQTKEGEANFSRFYYYDSEKAISWNLIQNKNEIISVSKNDLQDLFSNETSEVSTTIHLLPEFKKVDFFLKIENSEETIDFSEIQQQLNTIDSIAAIYAVDTNKIKSKNNLIF, translated from the coding sequence ATGGCTATTCATAGATTGGATTTAGACGAATTTGACGAAATTGATTATTATTTAATGGCAATTCATACTTCATTAGAAGATTATAGATTGGCCTATTTTATCAATAAAAACCTTCCGATAAACCTAAGTAAGAGCAAGAACGAGATCCACGCTCAAACAAAAGAAGGTGAGGCAAATTTTTCGAGATTCTATTATTATGATTCCGAAAAGGCAATTTCATGGAATTTAATTCAGAATAAAAATGAAATCATTTCTGTGAGTAAGAATGATCTTCAAGATTTGTTTTCCAATGAAACAAGTGAGGTTTCGACAACAATTCATTTACTTCCTGAATTCAAAAAAGTAGATTTTTTCCTGAAAATAGAAAATAGTGAAGAGACTATTGATTTTTCAGAAATTCAACAACAATTAAATACCATTGATAGTATTGCGGCAATTTATGCTGTAGATACCAACAAAATAAAATCAAAAAACAATCTAATTTTTTAA
- the pth gene encoding aminoacyl-tRNA hydrolase, which produces MIKWITKLFSSTQKEENIDNMKKYLIVGLGNIGAEYVNTRHNIGFKVLDFLARKEGLSFETVKLGALAEYKFKGRSFFLLKPNTYMNLSGKAVKYWMDKENIPLENILVITDDLNLSFGTIRIKPKGSDGGHNGLKNINLVLNTQQYTRFRFGISDQFKKGQQVDYVLGDWDEEEKAKLPERLEVASEIIKSFGTAGLENTMTTFNGK; this is translated from the coding sequence ATGATAAAATGGATAACAAAACTGTTTTCATCAACACAAAAAGAAGAGAACATAGACAATATGAAAAAATATTTAATCGTAGGACTTGGTAATATTGGTGCCGAATACGTAAATACAAGACATAATATAGGATTCAAAGTCCTGGATTTTTTAGCTAGAAAAGAAGGACTTTCATTCGAAACTGTAAAATTGGGTGCTTTGGCAGAATACAAGTTTAAAGGAAGAAGTTTTTTTCTTTTAAAACCAAACACTTACATGAATTTAAGTGGTAAAGCTGTAAAATACTGGATGGACAAAGAAAATATTCCGTTAGAGAATATTTTGGTTATTACAGACGATTTAAACCTGTCATTCGGAACTATTCGAATCAAACCAAAAGGAAGTGACGGAGGTCATAACGGACTTAAAAACATCAATTTGGTTTTAAATACACAGCAATACACTCGTTTTAGATTTGGTATAAGTGATCAGTTCAAAAAAGGACAACAAGTAGATTACGTTTTAGGTGATTGGGACGAGGAAGAAAAGGCAAAATTACCGGAACGTTTAGAAGTTGCTTCAGAAATTATTAAATCTTTTGGAACGGCAGGATTAGAAAATACAATGACAACCTTTAACGGAAAATAA
- a CDS encoding 50S ribosomal protein L25/general stress protein Ctc — MKSITIKGSERESVGKVSTKALRNAGAVPCVLYGGNQAVHFSADAAAFKNLVYTPNAHTVVIELGKGKSFNAILQDIQVHPVSDKILHIDFFQLFDDKEITMEVPVKIVGTSKGVLAGGVLRLNTRKLKVKALPKDLPDFVEADITPLEMGNKLYVTKVGKPEYKVMHPENTVVAQVRISRAAMKAAQEAAKAAKAPAKGKKK; from the coding sequence ATGAAATCGATTACAATTAAAGGATCAGAAAGAGAAAGCGTGGGCAAAGTGTCAACTAAAGCCTTACGTAATGCTGGAGCGGTTCCTTGCGTGTTATACGGAGGAAATCAGGCAGTACACTTCTCAGCAGACGCTGCAGCGTTCAAAAACTTGGTTTACACTCCAAACGCACACACAGTTGTGATTGAGCTTGGAAAAGGAAAATCATTCAATGCAATTTTGCAAGACATTCAAGTACACCCAGTATCTGACAAAATTTTACACATTGACTTCTTTCAATTATTTGATGACAAAGAAATCACTATGGAAGTTCCAGTAAAAATCGTTGGTACATCTAAAGGTGTTCTTGCAGGAGGTGTTTTACGTTTAAACACACGTAAACTAAAAGTTAAAGCTTTACCTAAAGATCTTCCTGATTTTGTTGAAGCTGACATTACTCCACTTGAAATGGGTAACAAATTATATGTTACTAAAGTTGGAAAACCAGAGTACAAAGTTATGCACCCAGAGAACACAGTTGTTGCTCAGGTAAGAATTTCTCGTGCTGCTATGAAAGCTGCTCAAGAAGCTGCAAAAGCTGCAAAAGCTCCTGCAAAAGGAAAGAAAAAATAA
- the fabF gene encoding beta-ketoacyl-ACP synthase II, which translates to MTLKRVVVTGLGALTPIGNNIQDYWDALVNGVSGAAPITYYDTEKHKTKFACEVKNFNIEDYMDRKESRRLDKFAQYAVAASDEAIKDAGLTNDNIDKTRVGVIWGAGIGGLETFQEEVIYYAKGDGTPKFNPFFIPKMIADIAPAHISMRNGYMGPNYTTVSACASSANALIDAFNYIRLGMCDVIVSGGSEAAITIAGMGGFNSMHALSTRNESPETASRPFDATRDGFVLGEGAGALVLEEYEHAKARGAKIYCEIGGGGMSSDAYHLTAPHPEGIGVIAVMKNTLRDAGMNPEDVDHINTHGTSTPLGDVAELKAISAVFGEHAKNININSTKSMTGHLLGAAGAIEAIASILAMQHSIVPPTINHTVVDENIDPSLNLTLNKPQKREVNVAMSNTFGFGGHNACVLFKKLVD; encoded by the coding sequence ATGACGTTAAAGCGAGTTGTTGTAACAGGATTAGGTGCTCTTACTCCTATTGGGAATAATATCCAGGATTACTGGGACGCACTTGTGAATGGGGTAAGCGGAGCCGCTCCTATCACGTATTATGATACAGAAAAGCATAAAACGAAATTTGCCTGCGAAGTAAAAAACTTCAATATTGAAGATTACATGGATCGTAAGGAATCTCGTAGATTAGATAAATTCGCTCAATATGCTGTTGCTGCAAGTGATGAAGCTATCAAAGATGCCGGACTTACTAATGATAATATCGACAAAACAAGAGTTGGTGTTATTTGGGGAGCTGGAATTGGAGGTTTAGAAACTTTTCAGGAAGAAGTAATTTATTATGCTAAAGGTGACGGAACTCCTAAATTCAATCCGTTTTTTATTCCTAAAATGATTGCCGATATTGCACCAGCACACATTTCGATGCGTAATGGTTATATGGGACCAAATTATACTACTGTTTCTGCATGTGCATCTTCTGCAAATGCTTTAATTGATGCTTTCAACTACATTCGTTTAGGAATGTGTGATGTTATTGTATCAGGTGGATCTGAAGCAGCGATTACTATTGCAGGTATGGGAGGTTTTAATTCTATGCACGCTTTATCTACAAGAAACGAAAGTCCGGAAACGGCTTCAAGACCTTTTGATGCAACCAGAGATGGTTTTGTATTAGGAGAAGGAGCAGGAGCTTTAGTTCTTGAAGAATACGAACATGCTAAAGCCAGAGGCGCAAAAATTTATTGTGAAATTGGTGGTGGTGGAATGTCATCTGATGCGTATCACTTAACTGCACCACATCCGGAGGGAATTGGAGTTATTGCAGTTATGAAAAACACATTGAGAGACGCTGGAATGAATCCTGAAGATGTTGATCATATCAATACACACGGAACTTCTACTCCGTTAGGAGATGTTGCCGAATTAAAAGCAATCAGTGCTGTTTTTGGTGAACATGCAAAAAACATCAATATCAATTCAACAAAATCAATGACAGGACATTTACTTGGTGCTGCCGGAGCTATCGAAGCAATTGCTTCTATCTTAGCAATGCAACACAGTATTGTTCCTCCAACTATTAATCATACAGTAGTTGATGAAAACATTGATCCGTCATTGAATCTTACCTTAAACAAACCTCAAAAAAGAGAAGTAAATGTTGCTATGAGTAACACTTTTGGTTTTGGTGGACACAATGCTTGTGTATTGTTTAAAAAATTAGTTGACTAA
- a CDS encoding superoxide dismutase codes for MAFELPQLPYAYDALEPHIDARTMEIHYTKHHNAYTTNLNAAIAGTDLEGKTIENILINLDKSNAAVRNNGGGFYNHNLFWTVMSPNGGGLPTGDLLAAIEASFGTFDEFKAKFAKAGATQFGSGWAWLTVQKGGKLEVVGTPNQDNPLMPEVAGNGGTPILGMDVWEHAYYLNYQNRRPDYIEAFFSVINWTEVARRFALDK; via the coding sequence ATGGCTTTTGAATTACCACAATTACCTTATGCATATGATGCACTAGAACCACATATTGATGCTCGTACAATGGAAATCCATTATACAAAACACCATAATGCATATACTACAAATCTAAACGCAGCAATCGCTGGAACAGATTTAGAAGGAAAAACAATCGAAAATATCTTAATCAACTTAGATAAATCAAACGCAGCAGTTCGTAACAATGGTGGAGGTTTCTACAACCACAATTTATTCTGGACTGTAATGTCTCCAAACGGTGGTGGATTGCCAACAGGTGATTTATTAGCTGCAATCGAAGCTTCTTTTGGAACTTTTGACGAGTTTAAAGCAAAATTTGCTAAAGCTGGAGCAACACAATTTGGTTCAGGATGGGCTTGGTTAACAGTACAAAAAGGAGGTAAATTAGAAGTTGTAGGTACTCCAAATCAAGACAATCCATTAATGCCAGAAGTTGCTGGTAACGGTGGAACTCCAATCTTAGGAATGGATGTTTGGGAGCATGCTTACTACTTAAACTACCAAAACAGAAGACCTGATTATATTGAAGCTTTCTTTAGTGTAATTAACTGGACTGAAGTAGCTAGAAGATTTGCTTTAGACAAATAG
- a CDS encoding acyl carrier protein: MSDIASRVKAIIVDKLGVDENEVVTEASFTNDLGADSLDTVELIMEFEKEFDIQIPDDQAENIATVGQAISYIEEAKK; encoded by the coding sequence ATGTCAGACATTGCATCAAGAGTAAAAGCGATTATCGTAGACAAATTAGGTGTTGACGAAAACGAAGTTGTAACAGAAGCAAGCTTCACTAATGATTTGGGAGCTGACTCATTAGACACTGTTGAGCTTATTATGGAATTCGAAAAAGAATTTGATATTCAAATTCCAGACGATCAAGCAGAAAACATTGCTACTGTTGGTCAAGCTATTTCTTATATCGAGGAAGCTAAAAAATAA
- the rnc gene encoding ribonuclease III, whose translation MNFIKKIFSKSRSLEDGIFFDTIQKILGFEPGTIDFYKKAFTHRSSNKLDESGHPINYERLEFLGDAMLSAVIAAHLFNKAPNGDEGYLTKMRSKIVSREHLNELGKDLNLVRFVESKVPIQHFGENIHGNIFESLIGAIYLDKGYSFCERFIQKRVVTPYVDIARLEGKVISYKSLVIEWCQKEKRVFHYDIFEDNGIDGQRLFGVKLSIDDKVIARARATSKKKAEEKASQRAYFAFQEKIDKK comes from the coding sequence ATGAATTTTATCAAAAAAATATTTTCTAAATCCCGTTCTCTAGAAGACGGGATTTTTTTTGACACTATTCAGAAAATACTTGGATTTGAGCCGGGAACAATCGATTTTTATAAGAAAGCTTTTACGCATCGTTCTTCGAATAAATTAGACGAATCCGGACATCCAATAAATTACGAACGATTAGAATTTTTAGGAGATGCTATGTTAAGTGCCGTTATTGCAGCACATTTATTTAACAAAGCACCAAATGGCGACGAAGGATATCTGACCAAAATGAGATCAAAGATTGTGAGTCGCGAACACTTAAATGAGTTAGGTAAAGATTTAAATCTGGTTCGTTTTGTAGAAAGCAAAGTGCCAATTCAGCATTTTGGAGAAAATATTCATGGTAATATTTTTGAATCACTTATAGGTGCAATTTATTTAGACAAGGGATACTCGTTTTGCGAAAGATTTATTCAAAAAAGAGTTGTTACTCCATATGTTGATATTGCACGACTTGAGGGAAAGGTTATTAGTTATAAAAGTTTGGTTATCGAATGGTGTCAGAAAGAAAAGAGAGTCTTTCATTACGACATTTTTGAAGATAACGGTATTGATGGTCAACGCTTATTTGGAGTTAAATTAAGTATAGACGACAAAGTAATCGCAAGAGCGCGAGCAACTTCAAAAAAGAAAGCAGAAGAGAAAGCATCGCAAAGAGCTTATTTTGCATTTCAGGAAAAAATAGATAAGAAATAA
- the rnhA gene encoding ribonuclease HI: MNHEVHIYTDGAAKGNPGNGGYGVVMELVGTPHKKEFYEGFRLTTNNRMELLAVIVGLEKLKKPNMKVLVVSDSKYVIDSVVKKWVFGWEKKGYTGKKNPDLWKRFLIIYRKHQVDFKWIKGHNNHPQNERCDELAVMASMQKNLSIDVYYETIGSKS, translated from the coding sequence ATGAATCACGAAGTACATATATATACTGATGGCGCTGCAAAAGGAAATCCCGGAAATGGCGGTTACGGTGTAGTAATGGAATTGGTAGGAACACCACATAAAAAAGAATTCTATGAAGGTTTTCGCTTAACAACCAATAATAGAATGGAGCTTTTAGCTGTAATTGTAGGTTTAGAAAAGCTAAAAAAACCAAACATGAAAGTTTTAGTGGTTTCCGATTCTAAATACGTCATCGATTCTGTTGTAAAAAAATGGGTTTTTGGCTGGGAGAAAAAAGGATATACCGGCAAAAAAAATCCTGATTTATGGAAACGCTTTTTAATCATATATCGCAAACATCAAGTCGACTTTAAATGGATTAAAGGTCACAATAATCATCCTCAAAACGAACGCTGTGATGAATTGGCGGTTATGGCTTCTATGCAAAAGAACCTTTCGATAGATGTTTATTACGAAACCATCGGTTCAAAATCATAA
- a CDS encoding ribose-phosphate pyrophosphokinase gives MSHLEPEAKIFACSQSVYLAEKIAEQYGIPLGKVTMSTYSDGEFQPSYEESIRGLRVFIVCSTFPTADNLMELLLMIDAAKRASARHITAVMPYFGWARQDRKDKPRVPIGAKLVANLLDAAGATRVMTMDLHADQIQGFFEKPVDHLFASTIFLPYVESLKLENLTIASPDMGGSKRAYAYSKFLESDVVICYKQRKAANVIDTMELIGEVKGRNVILVDDMIDTGGTLAKAADLMIEKGALSVRAICTHAILSGNAYEKIENSKLSELIVTDSIPLKRESKKIRVVSCAPLFAEVMHMVHHNNSISGKFIM, from the coding sequence ATGTCGCACCTAGAACCAGAAGCTAAAATTTTTGCTTGTTCACAAAGTGTTTATCTTGCAGAAAAAATTGCAGAACAATACGGAATTCCGTTAGGGAAAGTAACGATGTCAACGTATAGCGATGGAGAATTTCAGCCATCTTACGAAGAATCAATAAGAGGATTACGCGTTTTTATCGTGTGCTCAACTTTTCCAACTGCCGATAATTTGATGGAATTGTTATTAATGATTGATGCAGCAAAACGTGCATCAGCAAGACACATTACAGCTGTTATGCCTTATTTTGGTTGGGCAAGACAAGATAGAAAAGACAAACCAAGAGTGCCGATTGGAGCAAAATTAGTAGCTAATTTATTAGATGCTGCCGGAGCAACAAGAGTAATGACAATGGATTTGCATGCAGATCAAATTCAAGGGTTTTTCGAAAAACCAGTAGATCATTTATTTGCATCTACAATCTTTTTACCATACGTAGAAAGTTTAAAATTAGAGAATCTAACAATTGCATCTCCGGATATGGGAGGTTCAAAAAGGGCATATGCTTACTCTAAGTTTTTAGAATCAGATGTAGTAATCTGTTACAAACAAAGAAAAGCAGCCAACGTTATCGATACTATGGAACTAATTGGTGAAGTAAAAGGTCGTAACGTAATATTAGTAGACGACATGATCGATACTGGTGGTACATTAGCGAAAGCAGCAGATTTAATGATCGAAAAAGGAGCATTAAGCGTTAGAGCAATTTGTACACACGCCATTTTATCTGGTAATGCCTACGAAAAAATTGAAAACTCAAAATTAAGCGAGTTAATAGTTACCGATTCTATTCCGTTAAAGAGAGAATCAAAGAAAATTAGAGTAGTGAGTTGTGCACCTCTTTTTGCTGAAGTAATGCACATGGTGCACCACAACAATTCCATTAGTGGAAAATTTATAATGTAA
- a CDS encoding PfkB family carbohydrate kinase produces the protein MNKLLIVGTVAFDAIETPFGKTDKILGGAATYIGLSASFFNLQSAIVSVVGDDFPQEHLDLLTSRNIDISGIEIVKGGKTFFWSGLYHNDLNSRDTLVTELNVLADFQPKVPQNYKDADVVMLGNLHPLVQSSVLDQMEKKPKLVVLDTMNFWMDCALPELLDVIKRVDVITINDEEARQLSGEYSLVKAANKIQELGPKYVVIKKGEHGALLFHNREVFFAPALPLEDVFDPTGAGDTFAGGFSGFIAQSENISFGNMKNAIIYGSNLASFCVEKFGTERMETLSKAEVAIRLQQFKSLTQFDIEI, from the coding sequence ATGAATAAATTATTGATTGTTGGAACGGTTGCTTTCGACGCGATTGAAACTCCTTTCGGAAAAACAGATAAAATATTAGGTGGTGCTGCAACGTACATTGGTTTATCAGCATCGTTTTTTAACTTACAATCGGCCATCGTTTCTGTAGTTGGCGACGATTTTCCACAAGAACATTTAGATCTTTTAACTTCAAGAAATATTGATATCTCTGGTATCGAAATTGTAAAAGGAGGAAAAACCTTTTTCTGGAGCGGTTTATACCACAACGATTTAAATTCCAGAGACACTCTTGTAACTGAATTAAACGTTTTGGCTGATTTTCAACCAAAAGTTCCTCAAAACTATAAAGATGCTGATGTTGTGATGTTAGGAAACTTACATCCTTTAGTACAAAGCAGTGTTCTTGATCAAATGGAGAAAAAACCAAAATTAGTAGTTTTAGATACTATGAACTTTTGGATGGATTGCGCTCTTCCTGAATTATTGGACGTAATTAAACGTGTAGACGTTATTACAATCAATGACGAAGAAGCAAGACAACTTTCAGGAGAATATTCATTAGTAAAAGCAGCAAACAAGATCCAAGAATTGGGACCAAAATATGTGGTGATCAAAAAAGGAGAACATGGAGCACTTTTATTCCACAATAGAGAAGTTTTCTTTGCACCGGCTTTACCACTAGAAGATGTTTTTGATCCAACAGGAGCAGGAGACACTTTTGCAGGTGGTTTTTCAGGATTCATTGCACAAAGCGAAAACATTTCGTTTGGTAACATGAAAAACGCAATTATCTACGGATCTAATTTAGCTTCATTTTGTGTGGAGAAATTTGGAACCGAAAGGATGGAAACATTAAGCAAAGCAGAAGTAGCGATTCGATTACAACAATTTAAGTCGTTAACTCAGTTTGACATAGAAATATAA
- a CDS encoding OsmC family protein, whose product MTLKHLFKTQLNWTSNQKQEDSTKRFYSKSHQIKIEGKPILDVSAAKAFKGDPELYNPEDLLLSSLVSCHMMSYLYVCSQNGIEVLEYSDNAEATLEVSPNGSGRFTEVRLNPKVKISNPDKIELALSLHFKANQLCFIANSCNFPVLHEASCEV is encoded by the coding sequence ATGACATTAAAACATCTATTCAAGACACAATTAAACTGGACCTCAAATCAAAAACAAGAAGATTCGACGAAAAGATTCTATAGTAAAAGCCATCAAATTAAAATTGAAGGAAAGCCCATTTTAGATGTTTCTGCAGCAAAAGCATTCAAAGGCGATCCTGAATTATACAATCCCGAAGATTTGCTATTGAGCAGTTTGGTTTCGTGCCATATGATGTCCTATTTATATGTATGTTCTCAAAACGGAATAGAAGTTCTGGAATATTCAGATAATGCGGAAGCAACACTCGAAGTTTCGCCCAACGGAAGCGGACGTTTTACAGAAGTCAGATTAAATCCGAAAGTAAAGATTTCAAATCCTGATAAAATTGAACTTGCTTTAAGTTTACATTTTAAAGCAAATCAATTGTGTTTTATTGCTAATTCGTGCAATTTTCCTGTTTTGCATGAGGCGAGTTGTGAGGTTTGA
- a CDS encoding amidophosphoribosyltransferase yields the protein MSDALKHECGIALVRLLKPLEYYKEKYGTAFYGIQKMYLMMEKQHNRGQDGAGFASIKLDVEPGQRYISRVRSNHAQPIQDVFKQINERISEELASKPEIADDVQKIKSEIPYVGELFLGHVRYGTFGKNSIESVHPFLRQSNWMHRNLILAGNFNMTNVKELFENLVELGQHPKEMADTVTVMEKIGHFLDKEVMQLYQDCKAEGYSKREASPVIADRLDIAKILTRSAKNLDGGYAMAGLLGHGDAFVFRDPAGIRPAYFYQDDEVVVVASERPVIQTVFNVPFESVQEIDPGNALIIKKSGKVSMEQILEPTVKKACSFERIYFSRGSDAEIYQERKNLGKLILPAVLESIDSDTDNTVFSYIPNTAETSFYGLVEAAQDFLNQRKNNYILANRNTLTAETLQELLAVKIRTEKVAIKDAKLRTFITEDSSRDDLVAHVYDVTYGVIKPTDNLVIIDDSIVRGTTLKMSIIKMMDRLKPKRIVIVSSAPQIRYPDCYGIDMAKLEGLVAFRAALALLKERNLYHIVDEVYTKCKAQENYIDSDVVNYVTAIYDQFTPEEVSDKIAEMLSSPEINAEVKIIFQKVEDLHVACPKNLGDWYFTGDYPTPGGNRVVNRAFMNFYEGKDARAY from the coding sequence ATGAGCGACGCTTTAAAACACGAATGTGGTATAGCCTTAGTTAGACTTCTTAAACCGCTTGAATATTACAAAGAAAAATACGGAACTGCTTTTTACGGGATACAAAAAATGTACCTAATGATGGAAAAGCAGCACAACCGTGGTCAGGATGGTGCCGGTTTTGCAAGCATTAAACTTGATGTTGAGCCAGGACAACGCTACATAAGCAGAGTTCGTTCGAATCACGCACAGCCTATACAAGACGTTTTTAAACAAATCAATGAGCGAATTAGTGAAGAATTGGCTTCAAAACCTGAGATTGCTGATGATGTTCAAAAAATAAAGTCAGAAATTCCATATGTTGGCGAATTGTTTTTAGGACACGTTCGTTACGGAACTTTCGGAAAAAACAGCATTGAAAGTGTACACCCATTTTTACGTCAAAGTAACTGGATGCACCGTAACCTTATTTTGGCGGGTAACTTTAATATGACGAATGTTAAAGAACTTTTCGAAAATCTGGTTGAACTTGGACAACATCCAAAAGAAATGGCAGATACTGTTACAGTTATGGAAAAAATTGGTCACTTCTTAGACAAAGAAGTAATGCAACTTTACCAAGATTGTAAAGCCGAAGGTTATTCTAAAAGAGAAGCTTCTCCGGTAATCGCAGACCGATTGGATATTGCAAAAATATTAACCCGTTCTGCAAAAAATCTTGACGGAGGTTACGCAATGGCTGGTTTACTTGGTCATGGTGATGCTTTCGTATTTAGAGATCCTGCAGGAATTCGTCCAGCTTACTTTTACCAAGATGACGAAGTTGTCGTTGTAGCTTCTGAAAGACCTGTTATTCAAACTGTATTTAATGTACCTTTTGAAAGTGTTCAGGAAATTGATCCAGGAAACGCTTTGATTATCAAGAAAAGCGGAAAAGTTTCTATGGAACAAATCTTAGAACCAACAGTTAAAAAAGCATGTTCTTTCGAAAGAATTTATTTCTCCAGAGGAAGTGATGCTGAAATCTATCAGGAACGTAAAAACTTAGGTAAATTAATTTTACCTGCTGTTCTTGAATCAATTGACAGCGATACTGATAATACTGTTTTCTCTTATATCCCGAATACTGCAGAAACTTCATTCTATGGTTTAGTTGAAGCTGCTCAGGATTTCTTAAATCAGAGAAAAAACAATTATATTCTAGCTAACAGAAACACTCTTACTGCCGAAACTTTACAGGAATTATTAGCTGTAAAAATCCGCACAGAGAAAGTTGCTATTAAAGATGCGAAACTTAGAACCTTTATTACAGAAGATAGTAGTCGTGATGATTTAGTTGCTCACGTTTACGATGTTACCTACGGAGTTATCAAACCAACTGACAATCTTGTTATTATTGACGACAGTATTGTTCGTGGTACAACGCTAAAAATGAGTATCATAAAAATGATGGATCGTTTAAAACCTAAACGTATCGTAATCGTTTCATCGGCACCGCAGATTCGTTATCCTGATTGCTACGGAATCGATATGGCAAAACTTGAAGGTCTTGTTGCTTTTAGAGCGGCTTTGGCTTTATTAAAAGAAAGAAACTTATATCATATTGTAGATGAAGTTTATACAAAATGTAAAGCACAGGAAAACTATATCGATAGTGATGTTGTGAATTATGTTACTGCAATTTACGATCAGTTTACTCCAGAAGAAGTTTCAGATAAAATTGCCGAAATGTTAAGCTCTCCGGAAATTAATGCCGAAGTAAAAATCATTTTCCAAAAAGTAGAAGATTTACATGTTGCATGTCCGAAAAATCTTGGCGATTGGTACTTTACTGGTGACTATCCAACTCCTGGAGGAAATCGTGTTGTAAATAGAGCTTTTATGAATTTTTATGAAGGAAAAGACGCTAGAGCTTATTAA